Proteins encoded together in one Caballeronia sp. NK8 window:
- a CDS encoding LysR family transcriptional regulator has translation MNFIRSLTLRQLQIFVIATRCPSFARAAEELHLTQPAVSMQIRQLEEAIGLPLFERVARRLSLTEAGERLSHHASRILGEIKDAEDAMMSLTQADSGSVAVSIVSSATYFAPKLLALYRQQYPKVDIHFSVGNRETLLRLLQDNATDLAIMGRPPPELGTTAEPLAYHPHVIVAPLAHPLRQAKAFDLQELANDTFLLREPGSGTRAVAEHVFRQNLFVPARSVTLGSNETIKQAVMAGMGVSLISLHTLSLELRTGEIAVLDVNGTPVERTWQLVHSRSKQLSPTCLAFRRFLLENAEPFLEREYAQFGLRRPKRLADAGNVR, from the coding sequence GTGAACTTCATCCGTTCCCTAACCCTCCGCCAGCTACAAATCTTCGTAATAGCAACCCGCTGCCCAAGCTTCGCCCGCGCCGCGGAAGAACTCCACCTGACCCAACCCGCGGTATCGATGCAAATCCGCCAACTGGAAGAAGCAATCGGCCTCCCGCTATTCGAACGCGTAGCACGCCGTCTCTCGCTGACGGAAGCCGGCGAAAGGCTCTCACACCACGCAAGCCGCATCCTCGGCGAGATAAAGGACGCCGAAGACGCGATGATGTCGCTCACGCAAGCCGACAGCGGTTCGGTCGCGGTCAGCATCGTAAGCTCGGCGACCTACTTCGCCCCCAAGCTCCTCGCGCTCTATCGTCAGCAGTATCCAAAAGTCGATATCCATTTCTCCGTCGGCAACCGCGAAACGTTGCTGCGTTTGCTGCAGGACAATGCCACCGATCTCGCCATCATGGGCCGCCCGCCGCCCGAACTCGGCACCACCGCCGAACCGCTCGCCTATCATCCGCATGTGATCGTCGCGCCGCTAGCGCATCCCTTGCGTCAGGCGAAGGCCTTCGATCTGCAGGAACTCGCGAACGATACGTTCCTCCTGCGCGAGCCGGGATCGGGCACGCGCGCTGTCGCGGAACACGTCTTCCGGCAGAACCTCTTCGTGCCCGCGCGCAGCGTCACGCTCGGCAGCAACGAAACCATCAAGCAGGCGGTGATGGCCGGCATGGGCGTGAGCCTCATTTCCCTGCACACGCTTTCGCTCGAACTGCGCACAGGCGAGATCGCCGTGCTCGACGTGAACGGAACACCGGTCGAGCGAACCTGGCAACTCGTGCATTCACGCTCGAAACAGCTCTCGCCGACCTGTCTCGCATTTCGCCGCTTCCTGCTGGAGAATGCCGAGCCGTTTCTTGAACGCGAATATGCGCAGTTCGGATTGCGCAGACCAAAGCGGCTCGCCGACGCCGGCAACGTCCGATGA